One genomic segment of Fusobacterium nucleatum includes these proteins:
- a CDS encoding Bax inhibitor-1/YccA family protein has protein sequence MYYNMNDIDVRSSNNFLRKVFLYMILGIAISFGTGAYLLYFNQGLLSTLFNYYQFLVIAELAMVFSISFFINKMSSSLARSLFFAYSLVNGITLTVIGRIYAPQVIFYAFMITLTIFVVTAIYGYTTQEDLSSYRRFFMIALISLIALSIFNAFMRVGMLEWVITIGGVVIFTGLIAYDVNRIKAISYQLADGDNEAMEKMGIIGALNLYLDFINLFIYILRIFGRRK, from the coding sequence ATGTATTATAATATGAATGATATTGATGTTAGAAGTTCTAACAATTTTTTAAGAAAAGTGTTTTTGTATATGATTTTAGGTATTGCCATTTCTTTTGGCACAGGAGCATATTTATTGTATTTTAATCAAGGTTTATTATCTACTTTATTTAATTATTATCAATTTTTAGTAATAGCAGAGCTAGCTATGGTATTTTCTATAAGCTTCTTTATAAATAAAATGTCTTCTAGCTTAGCAAGAAGCTTATTTTTTGCCTATTCCTTAGTAAATGGAATAACTCTTACTGTTATTGGACGTATTTATGCACCACAAGTTATTTTTTATGCCTTTATGATAACTCTTACAATTTTTGTTGTAACTGCTATTTATGGTTATACTACACAAGAAGATTTAAGTTCTTATAGAAGATTTTTTATGATAGCATTAATCTCATTGATAGCTTTATCAATTTTTAATGCTTTTATGAGAGTTGGAATGCTTGAATGGGTAATAACAATAGGAGGAGTAGTTATTTTTACTGGACTTATAGCTTATGATGTAAATAGAATTAAAGCAATATCTTATCAATTAGCTGATGGAGATAATGAAGCTATGGAAAAAATGGGTATAATTGGAGCTTTAAATCTTTACTTAGACTTTATTAACTTATTTATCTATATACTTAGAATTTTTGGAAGAAGAAAATAA
- the malQ gene encoding 4-alpha-glucanotransferase: protein MKRECGVLLAISSLPSSYGIGDFGKEAYRFVDFLVSSGQSLWQILPLCPVEYGNSPYQSPSTFAGNFLYLDLENLVNNEYLTQKDIDILKQEVSYIDYEYIKSQKESLLRKASQAFFYKKKEQEEFENFQKENQFWLEDYTLFLALNKKFKGRIWNTWQKEYKFRDKKFIEEAKKIYQEECLYESFIQYYFYKQWKELKDYANKRGIKIIGDLPIYVATHSADTWQSPKLFCFDKHLKIKSVAGCPPDYFSKTGQLWGNVLYDWKEMERTNYSWWINRIKHSFLLYDILRLDHFRGFASYWSIRYGEKTAINGKWEKGPRYQFFKKLESKIPNMDIVAEDLGTLTADVFKLLEQTKYPNMKVLEFGLAESDNMYYPRNYTENSVAYTGTHDNMPIVEWYENLNQEEKNICDENLKNFLKDYDTNIWEPIQWRAIEALYASKSNRVIVPLQDILGLGSDSRMNTPSTVGDNWAWRIYWNYRHNDLENKLYNLANKYRRINKGENNGI, encoded by the coding sequence ATGAAAAGAGAATGTGGAGTTTTATTAGCAATAAGTTCTCTACCAAGTTCCTATGGCATTGGAGATTTTGGAAAAGAAGCATATCGTTTTGTTGATTTCTTAGTGTCCTCTGGACAAAGTCTGTGGCAAATATTACCACTATGTCCTGTGGAATACGGAAATTCTCCTTATCAGTCACCTTCTACTTTTGCTGGAAATTTTTTATATTTAGATTTAGAAAATTTAGTTAATAATGAATATTTAACACAAAAGGATATTGATATATTAAAACAAGAAGTATCCTATATTGATTATGAGTATATAAAAAGCCAGAAAGAGTCTTTATTAAGAAAGGCCTCTCAGGCTTTTTTTTACAAAAAGAAGGAACAAGAAGAATTTGAAAATTTTCAAAAAGAGAATCAATTTTGGTTAGAAGATTATACACTCTTTCTTGCTTTAAATAAAAAATTTAAAGGTAGAATATGGAATACTTGGCAAAAAGAATATAAATTTAGAGATAAAAAATTTATAGAGGAAGCTAAAAAAATTTATCAAGAAGAATGCCTATACGAAAGTTTTATTCAATATTATTTCTATAAACAATGGAAAGAATTAAAAGATTATGCAAATAAAAGAGGAATAAAAATTATAGGAGATTTACCTATATATGTTGCAACACATAGTGCTGACACTTGGCAAAGTCCAAAATTATTCTGTTTTGATAAGCATTTAAAAATAAAATCAGTGGCAGGTTGCCCACCAGATTATTTTTCAAAAACTGGTCAATTATGGGGAAATGTACTCTATGATTGGAAAGAAATGGAAAGAACTAATTATTCTTGGTGGATAAATAGAATAAAACATAGTTTTTTACTCTATGATATTTTAAGACTAGATCATTTTAGAGGTTTTGCATCTTATTGGTCTATTCGTTATGGAGAAAAAACTGCAATTAATGGAAAATGGGAAAAAGGACCTAGATATCAATTTTTTAAAAAATTAGAAAGCAAAATACCTAATATGGATATAGTGGCAGAAGATTTAGGAACACTTACGGCAGATGTTTTTAAACTTTTAGAACAAACAAAGTATCCAAATATGAAAGTATTAGAATTCGGTTTAGCTGAAAGTGATAATATGTACTATCCTAGAAATTATACTGAAAATTCAGTTGCCTATACAGGTACACATGATAATATGCCAATAGTTGAGTGGTATGAAAATTTAAATCAAGAAGAAAAAAACATCTGTGATGAGAATTTAAAAAACTTTTTAAAAGACTATGATACAAATATTTGGGAACCAATTCAATGGAGAGCAATAGAAGCACTTTATGCTTCAAAATCTAATAGGGTTATAGTTCCTTTGCAAGATATATTAGGTTTAGGAAGTGATTCAAGAATGAATACTCCTTCAACAGTTGGAGATAATTGGGCTTGGAGAATTTATTGGAATTATAGGCACAATGATTTAGAAAATAAATTATATAATTTAGCAAATAAATATAGAAGAATCAATAAAGGGGAAAATAATGGAATTTAA
- a CDS encoding glycogen/starch/alpha-glucan phosphorylase, which translates to MEFNKEKWKEKLEERLLEKFSVTLKDASPFEVYRALGETVMSFIAKDWYKTKQEYSKTKQAFYLSSEFLMGRALGNNLINLGIDKEIQEFLKELGIDYNQIEEEEEDAALGNGGLGRLAACFMDSLATLNLPGQGYSIRYRNGIFNQYLRDGYQVEKPETWLKYGDVWSVMRPEDEVIVNFGHTSVRALPYDMPIIGYGTNNINTLRLWEAHSIVDLDLGVFNQQDYLHATQDKTLAEDISRVLYPNDSTDEGKKLRLRQQYFFVSASLQDIMKKFKKVHGREFSKISEFVAIQLNDTHPVIAIPELMRILVDVEGVLWEDAWEIVKKTFSYTNHTILAEALEKWWIGLYQEVVPRIFQITEGIHNQFKNELANLYPNDINKQNRMQIIQGNMIHMAWLAIYGSHKVNGVAELHTEILKEHELRDWYELYPEKFLNKTNGITQRRWLLKSNPQLVSYITELIGDTWIKDLSELKKLEQFIDDEKVLNKIWDIKIEKKKELVEYLRETQGIDINPKSIFDVQVKRMHEYKRQLLNIFQVYDLYQQLKQNPNMDFTPTTYIYGAKAAPGYKIAKGIIRLINDIAQIINADGDVKEKLKVVFVENYRVTVAEKIFPAADISEQISTAGKEASGTGNMKFMLNGAITLGTLDGANVEIVKEAGEENEYIFGMRVKDIDELTKKGYDPRFPYNNVTGLKQVVDALIDGNLTDLGSGIYREIHSLLMERGDQYFVLEDFEDYRRKQREINRDYKDKISWAKKMLKNIANAGKFSSDRTILEYANEIWNIKETKIK; encoded by the coding sequence ATGGAATTTAATAAAGAAAAATGGAAAGAAAAATTAGAAGAAAGATTATTAGAAAAATTTTCAGTTACTTTAAAAGATGCTAGTCCTTTTGAAGTGTATAGAGCCTTAGGTGAAACTGTTATGAGCTTTATAGCTAAGGATTGGTATAAAACTAAACAAGAATATTCTAAGACCAAACAAGCATTTTATTTATCATCAGAATTTTTAATGGGAAGAGCCTTGGGAAATAATTTAATTAACTTAGGTATTGATAAAGAAATTCAAGAATTTTTAAAAGAATTAGGAATAGACTACAATCAAATTGAAGAAGAAGAAGAAGATGCAGCACTAGGAAATGGTGGTTTAGGTAGACTTGCAGCTTGTTTTATGGATTCGCTTGCAACATTAAATTTACCTGGTCAAGGATATAGTATTAGATATAGAAATGGAATTTTTAATCAATATTTAAGAGATGGCTATCAAGTTGAAAAACCTGAAACTTGGCTTAAATATGGAGATGTTTGGTCTGTAATGCGACCAGAAGATGAAGTGATTGTTAATTTTGGACATACTTCTGTTAGAGCTTTACCTTATGATATGCCAATAATAGGTTATGGAACTAATAATATAAATACTCTTAGACTTTGGGAAGCACACTCAATAGTAGATTTAGATTTAGGAGTATTTAATCAGCAAGATTATTTACATGCAACTCAAGATAAAACATTAGCAGAAGATATTTCTCGTGTACTTTATCCTAATGACTCAACTGATGAAGGTAAAAAATTAAGACTTCGTCAACAATATTTCTTTGTATCTGCATCATTACAAGATATCATGAAAAAATTTAAAAAAGTGCATGGTAGAGAATTTTCAAAAATTTCTGAATTTGTTGCTATTCAACTTAATGATACTCATCCAGTTATAGCTATACCAGAGCTTATGAGAATATTAGTTGATGTTGAAGGTGTTTTATGGGAAGATGCTTGGGAAATTGTAAAGAAAACTTTTTCATACACTAACCATACTATTTTAGCAGAAGCTCTTGAAAAATGGTGGATAGGACTTTATCAAGAAGTTGTTCCTAGAATCTTCCAAATAACAGAAGGTATACACAATCAATTCAAAAATGAATTAGCAAATCTATATCCAAACGATATTAATAAACAAAATAGAATGCAAATTATTCAAGGTAACATGATACATATGGCTTGGCTTGCAATATATGGAAGTCATAAAGTAAATGGAGTTGCTGAATTACATACTGAAATTTTAAAAGAACATGAATTAAGAGATTGGTATGAATTGTATCCTGAAAAATTTTTAAATAAAACAAATGGAATTACACAAAGAAGATGGTTATTAAAATCTAATCCACAACTAGTTTCATATATAACTGAATTAATTGGAGATACTTGGATAAAAGATTTATCTGAACTTAAAAAACTTGAACAATTTATAGATGATGAAAAAGTTTTAAATAAAATCTGGGATATAAAAATTGAAAAGAAAAAAGAACTTGTTGAATATTTACGAGAAACACAAGGTATAGATATAAATCCAAAATCTATTTTTGATGTACAAGTAAAAAGAATGCATGAATATAAAAGACAACTATTAAATATTTTCCAAGTTTATGATTTATATCAACAATTAAAACAAAATCCTAATATGGATTTTACACCTACAACTTATATCTATGGAGCTAAGGCTGCACCAGGTTATAAGATAGCAAAAGGAATTATCCGTTTAATTAATGATATTGCACAGATTATAAATGCTGATGGTGATGTAAAAGAGAAATTAAAAGTTGTATTTGTTGAAAATTATAGAGTTACAGTTGCTGAAAAAATATTCCCTGCTGCTGATATTTCAGAACAAATTTCAACTGCTGGTAAAGAAGCATCAGGTACAGGAAATATGAAATTTATGCTTAATGGAGCAATAACATTAGGTACATTAGATGGAGCTAATGTAGAAATTGTAAAAGAAGCTGGGGAAGAAAATGAATATATTTTTGGTATGAGGGTTAAAGACATTGATGAGCTTACAAAAAAAGGATATGACCCAAGATTCCCGTATAATAATGTAACAGGATTAAAACAAGTTGTTGATGCTTTAATTGATGGAAACCTTACTGATTTAGGAAGTGGAATTTATAGAGAAATTCACTCTTTATTAATGGAAAGAGGAGATCAATATTTTGTTTTAGAAGATTTTGAAGATTACAGAAGAAAACAAAGAGAAATCAACAGAGATTATAAGGATAAGATTTCTTGGGCGAAGAAAATGTTAAAGAACATTGCTAATGCTGGAAAATTTTCTTCTGATAGAACAATTCTTGAGTATGCAAATGAAATTTGGAATATAAAAGAAACAAAAATAAAATAA
- the glgB gene encoding 1,4-alpha-glucan branching protein GlgB, whose translation MSGQMEQYLFHRGEYRQAYEYFGAHPTRSSTVFRIWAPSAKSVAVVGDFNNWTAREEDYCHKLTNEGIWEVEIKKIKKGNLYKYQIETSWGEKILKSDPYAFYSELRPQTASIVNGKPKFRWADKRWLNNREIGYAKPINIYEVHLGSWKKKEDGTYYNYKEIAELLVEYMLEMNYTHIEIMPIIEYPFDGSWGYQGTGYYSVTSRYGTPDDFMYFVNYFHKNNLGVILDWVPGHFCKDSHGLYRFDGSACYEYEDPSLGENEWGSANFNVSRNEVRSFLLSNLYFWIKEFHIDGIRMDAVSNMLYYKDGLSENKRSVEFLQYLNQSLHEEYPDVMLIAEDSSAWPLVTKYQADGGLGFDFKWNMGWMNDTLKYMEQDPFFRKSHHGKLTFSFMYAFSENFILPLSHDEIVHGKNSILNKMPGYYEDKLAHVKNLYSYQMAHPGKKLNFMGNEFVQGLEWRYYEQLEWQLLKDNKGSQDIQKYVKALNKLYLEEEALWHDGQDGFEWIEHENINENMLIFLRKTPNMEDFIIVVFNFSGKDHENYPLGVPLEDGEYEVILDSNEKKFGGSYQGRKRKYKAIKKFWNYREQYIEIKITKNSAVFLKYKK comes from the coding sequence ATGTCTGGACAAATGGAACAATATTTATTTCACCGTGGAGAATATAGGCAAGCCTATGAATATTTTGGAGCACACCCTACACGAAGTTCAACTGTATTTCGGATATGGGCACCATCTGCAAAATCAGTAGCTGTTGTTGGAGATTTTAATAATTGGACAGCAAGAGAAGAAGATTATTGCCATAAGTTAACCAATGAAGGAATATGGGAAGTTGAAATTAAAAAAATAAAAAAAGGTAATTTATATAAATATCAAATTGAAACTTCTTGGGGAGAAAAAATATTAAAATCTGACCCTTATGCATTTTATTCTGAACTTAGACCACAAACAGCCTCTATTGTAAATGGAAAACCTAAGTTTCGTTGGGCTGATAAAAGATGGCTTAATAATAGAGAGATAGGCTATGCTAAACCAATTAATATATATGAAGTCCACCTTGGTTCTTGGAAGAAAAAAGAAGATGGAACTTATTACAACTATAAAGAAATAGCAGAATTATTAGTTGAATATATGTTAGAGATGAATTATACTCACATTGAAATTATGCCTATCATTGAATATCCTTTTGATGGTTCTTGGGGCTATCAAGGTACAGGATATTATTCAGTAACCAGTCGTTATGGAACACCAGATGATTTTATGTATTTTGTAAACTATTTTCACAAAAATAATTTGGGTGTAATCTTAGATTGGGTTCCTGGACATTTTTGTAAAGATTCACACGGGCTATATCGTTTTGATGGTAGTGCTTGCTATGAATATGAAGATCCTTCTCTTGGAGAAAATGAATGGGGAAGTGCAAACTTTAATGTTTCAAGAAATGAAGTGAGAAGCTTTTTACTTTCTAACTTGTATTTTTGGATAAAAGAATTTCATATTGATGGTATAAGAATGGATGCAGTTTCTAATATGCTTTATTACAAAGATGGTCTGAGTGAAAATAAGCGTTCAGTTGAATTTTTACAGTATCTAAACCAAAGTTTACATGAAGAATATCCAGATGTCATGTTAATAGCAGAAGACTCTTCTGCTTGGCCACTAGTAACTAAATATCAAGCTGATGGTGGACTTGGTTTTGATTTTAAATGGAATATGGGCTGGATGAATGACACCTTAAAATATATGGAGCAAGATCCATTTTTTAGAAAATCACATCATGGAAAACTCACATTCTCTTTTATGTATGCTTTTTCAGAAAATTTCATTTTACCATTGTCACATGATGAAATAGTGCATGGAAAAAATTCTATTCTAAATAAAATGCCAGGTTACTATGAAGATAAATTAGCTCATGTCAAAAATTTATATTCTTATCAAATGGCTCACCCAGGTAAAAAATTGAATTTTATGGGGAATGAATTTGTTCAAGGTTTAGAGTGGAGATATTACGAACAATTGGAATGGCAATTATTGAAGGATAACAAAGGTTCACAAGATATTCAAAAATATGTTAAAGCTTTAAATAAATTATATTTAGAAGAAGAAGCACTTTGGCATGATGGTCAAGATGGTTTTGAATGGATAGAACATGAAAATATCAATGAAAATATGTTAATATTTTTGAGAAAAACTCCTAATATGGAAGATTTTATTATAGTAGTATTTAATTTTTCAGGAAAAGATCATGAAAACTATCCTCTTGGAGTTCCGTTAGAAGACGGGGAATATGAAGTTATTTTAGATAGTAATGAAAAAAAATTTGGAGGTTCTTATCAAGGAAGAAAAAGAAAATACAAGGCAATAAAAAAATTTTGGAATTATAGAGAGCAGTACATAGAAATAAAGATTACTAAAAATTCAGCTGTATTTTTAAAATATAAAAAGTAA
- a CDS encoding glucose-1-phosphate adenylyltransferase has translation MKKKRIIAMILAGGQGTRLKELTEDLAKPAVAFGGKYRIIDFTLTNCSNSGIDTVGVLTQYEPRILNNHIGRGSPWDLDRMDGGVTVLQPHTRKNDEKGWYKGTANAIYQNIKFIEEYNPQYVLILSGDHIYKMNYDKMLQFHIQKNADATIGVFKVPLKDAPSFGIMNTRDDMSIYEFEEKPKEPKSDLASMGIYIFNWQLLKKYLDEDEKDSNSSNDFGKNIIPNMLNDGKKMFAYPFKGYWRDVGTIQSFWDAHMDLLSEDNELDLFDKSWRVNTRQGIYTPSYFTKESKIKNTLIDKGCIVEGEIEHSIIFSGVKIGKNSKIIDSIIMADTEIGDNVTIQKAIIANDVKIADNIVIGDGKKIAVVGEKKIIDSQLLVK, from the coding sequence ATGAAGAAAAAAAGAATTATTGCTATGATATTAGCAGGAGGACAAGGGACTCGTCTAAAAGAATTAACAGAGGACTTAGCAAAACCAGCTGTAGCTTTTGGGGGAAAGTACCGAATAATTGATTTTACTTTAACAAATTGCTCTAATTCTGGAATAGATACTGTCGGTGTCTTAACCCAATATGAACCACGTATATTGAATAATCATATTGGTAGAGGTTCTCCTTGGGATTTAGATAGAATGGATGGTGGAGTTACAGTATTACAACCTCATACAAGAAAAAATGATGAGAAAGGTTGGTATAAGGGAACAGCTAATGCTATCTATCAAAATATAAAATTTATAGAAGAATATAATCCTCAATATGTCTTAATTTTATCAGGTGATCATATCTATAAAATGAATTATGATAAGATGTTACAATTTCATATTCAAAAAAATGCAGATGCTACAATAGGTGTTTTCAAAGTTCCTTTAAAAGATGCACCAAGTTTTGGAATTATGAATACAAGAGATGATATGTCTATATATGAATTTGAAGAAAAACCAAAAGAGCCAAAAAGTGATTTAGCTTCAATGGGTATATATATTTTTAATTGGCAATTATTAAAAAAATATTTAGATGAAGATGAAAAAGATTCTAATTCAAGTAATGATTTTGGAAAAAATATAATTCCAAATATGTTAAATGATGGTAAAAAGATGTTTGCATATCCATTTAAAGGATATTGGAGAGATGTTGGAACTATTCAAAGTTTCTGGGATGCTCATATGGACTTATTATCAGAAGATAATGAACTTGATTTATTTGATAAATCTTGGAGAGTAAATACAAGACAAGGTATATATACTCCATCTTATTTTACTAAGGAATCAAAAATTAAAAATACACTGATAGATAAAGGTTGTATTGTTGAAGGAGAAATAGAACATTCTATTATATTTTCTGGTGTTAAAATAGGTAAAAATTCAAAAATAATAGACTCTATAATTATGGCTGATACTGAAATTGGAGATAATGTGACTATTCAAAAAGCTATAATAGCAAATGATGTAAAAATAGCAGATAATATAGTTATTGGTGATGGTAAAAAAATTGCTGTTGTAGGGGAGAAAAAAATTATTGATAGTCAATTATTAGTAAAATAA
- the glgD gene encoding glucose-1-phosphate adenylyltransferase subunit GlgD, whose amino-acid sequence MIRSYMAIIYLGDSKENISPLTKVRALASIPVGGSYRIIDFSLSNVVNAGIRNVGLFCGNEELNSLTDHIGMGAEWDLARKKDGIFIFKRMLDDNFSLNQARISKNMEYFFRSTQQNIVVLNAHMVYNLDVSDLIEKHEASGKEITMVYKKVKKANEHFNHCSSVKIDENNRVVGIGQNLFFKEEENISLDAFVLSKELMLKLLVDSIQDGKYNVLSELIARNLPSLNINAYEFKGYLQCINSTREYFDFNMNLLNSKIRDDVFGIKSGRKIFTKVKDTPPTLFKETAVVENSLVSNGCVIEGTVKNSILSRGAIIEKDVVLEECVILQDCHIKKGAHLKNVIVDKNNIIHENEKLSASKEYPLVIEKSMKWDTKQYQDLMDYIRNK is encoded by the coding sequence ATGATAAGAAGTTATATGGCAATTATTTATTTAGGCGATAGTAAAGAAAATATAAGTCCTTTAACTAAGGTTAGAGCTTTAGCATCTATTCCTGTTGGAGGCTCATATAGAATTATAGATTTTTCTTTATCTAATGTTGTTAATGCTGGAATAAGAAATGTTGGTTTATTCTGTGGAAATGAAGAATTAAATTCTTTAACTGACCATATTGGTATGGGAGCAGAGTGGGATTTAGCAAGAAAAAAAGATGGAATATTTATCTTTAAAAGAATGCTAGATGATAACTTTTCTTTAAATCAAGCAAGAATTAGTAAAAATATGGAATACTTTTTTAGAAGTACTCAACAAAATATTGTAGTTTTAAATGCACATATGGTATATAATTTAGATGTAAGTGATTTAATTGAAAAACATGAGGCTTCTGGAAAAGAAATAACAATGGTTTATAAAAAAGTTAAAAAAGCTAATGAACATTTTAACCATTGTTCTTCAGTAAAAATTGATGAAAATAATCGTGTTGTTGGAATAGGACAAAATTTATTTTTTAAAGAAGAAGAAAATATTTCTTTAGATGCTTTTGTTTTAAGTAAAGAACTTATGTTAAAGTTGTTAGTTGATAGCATACAAGATGGGAAATATAATGTGCTTTCTGAATTAATTGCAAGAAATTTACCTTCTTTAAATATAAATGCTTATGAATTTAAAGGATATCTACAATGTATAAATTCTACAAGAGAATATTTTGACTTTAATATGAATTTATTAAATTCAAAAATAAGAGATGATGTTTTTGGGATAAAATCAGGCAGAAAAATATTTACAAAAGTTAAAGACACTCCTCCTACTCTTTTTAAAGAAACAGCTGTTGTAGAAAATTCATTGGTTTCTAATGGATGTGTTATTGAAGGTACAGTTAAAAATAGTATACTTTCAAGAGGAGCAATTATAGAAAAAGATGTAGTTTTAGAAGAATGTGTAATTTTACAAGATTGCCATATTAAAAAAGGTGCTCATTTAAAAAATGTTATTGTAGATAAAAATAATATTATTCATGAAAATGAAAAATTATCTGCTTCAAAAGAATATCCATTAGTTATAGAAAAGAGTATGAAGTGGGATACAAAACAATATCAAGATTTGATGGATTATATTAGAAATAAATAA
- a CDS encoding glycogen/starch synthase produces MKVLFATGEAFPFVKTGGLGDVSYSLPKTLKQKENVDVRVILPKYSKISNELLKNAKHLGHKEIWVAHHNEYVGIEEVELEGVIYYFVDNERYFKRLNVYGEFDDCERFLFFSKAVVETMDITNFKPDIIHCNDWQSALIPIYLKEREIYDIKTIFTIHNLRFQGFFFNNVIEDLLEIDRAKYFQEDGLKYYDMISFLKGGVVYSDYITTVSDSYAEEIKTQELGEGIHGLFQKYDYKLSGIVNGIDKASYPLSKKSHKTLKANLQKKLGLSVEEKTPLVAIITRLDRQKGLDYIVEKFDEMMSLGIQFVLLGTGEKRYEHFFAYQEYLHKGQVCSYIGFNQELSTEIYAGADIFLMPSVFEPCGLSQMIAMRYGCVPVVRETGGLKDTVKPYNEYTGEGDGFGFKQANADDMIKTLKYAIKMYHRPNVWQEIIKNAKKRDNSWDKPAKRYKELYQRLIEG; encoded by the coding sequence ATGAAAGTTCTTTTTGCAACAGGAGAAGCTTTTCCATTTGTTAAAACAGGAGGTTTGGGTGATGTATCTTACTCTCTCCCAAAAACCTTAAAACAAAAGGAAAATGTTGATGTTAGAGTTATTTTACCTAAGTATAGCAAAATTTCAAATGAATTATTAAAAAATGCTAAACACTTAGGACATAAGGAAATTTGGGTTGCACATCATAATGAATATGTAGGAATTGAAGAGGTTGAATTAGAAGGAGTTATTTACTATTTTGTAGATAATGAAAGATATTTTAAAAGACTTAATGTCTATGGTGAGTTTGATGACTGTGAGAGATTTTTATTCTTCTCTAAAGCAGTTGTTGAAACTATGGATATTACAAATTTTAAACCTGATATTATTCATTGTAATGACTGGCAATCAGCTCTTATACCTATATATTTAAAGGAAAGAGAAATATATGATATAAAAACTATTTTTACTATCCATAACCTTAGATTTCAAGGCTTTTTCTTTAATAATGTTATAGAAGATTTATTAGAAATTGATAGAGCAAAATATTTCCAAGAAGATGGTCTAAAATATTATGATATGATTTCTTTTCTAAAGGGAGGAGTAGTTTACTCTGATTATATTACTACAGTGAGTGATAGTTATGCAGAAGAAATTAAAACTCAAGAGCTTGGTGAAGGTATACATGGGTTATTTCAAAAATATGATTATAAATTATCAGGTATAGTCAATGGAATTGATAAAGCTTCATATCCATTATCTAAAAAATCTCATAAAACATTAAAGGCTAATTTACAAAAGAAATTAGGTTTAAGTGTAGAAGAAAAAACACCTTTAGTTGCTATTATAACTCGTTTAGATAGACAAAAAGGTTTAGATTACATTGTTGAGAAATTTGATGAGATGATGAGTTTAGGAATACAATTTGTTCTTTTAGGAACAGGAGAAAAACGCTATGAGCATTTCTTTGCTTATCAAGAATATCTGCATAAAGGGCAAGTGTGTTCATACATTGGTTTTAATCAAGAATTATCTACTGAAATCTATGCAGGAGCAGATATATTTTTAATGCCTTCTGTTTTTGAACCTTGTGGACTTTCTCAAATGATAGCAATGAGATATGGTTGTGTACCTGTTGTTAGAGAAACAGGAGGTTTAAAAGATACTGTAAAACCATATAATGAATACACAGGTGAAGGAGATGGCTTTGGTTTTAAACAAGCTAATGCTGATGATATGATAAAAACTTTAAAATATGCAATTAAAATGTATCATAGACCTAATGTATGGCAAGAAATTATTAAGAATGCTAAGAAAAGAGATAACTCTTGGGATAAGCCTGCAAAGAGATATAAGGAATTATACCAAAGGTTGATAGAAGGATAA
- a CDS encoding alpha/beta hydrolase, translated as MKNVVIYIHGKYETAEEAEYYRKFFNETDIIGFEYTSEYPWDFQKEFSNFIDNIYTKYKKISIIANSIGAYFTMLSLTNKNIEKAFFISPIVDMEKLITDMMFLENITEEELYKKKEIKSSFGETLSWDYLTFVRKNPIEWNVPTYILYGEKDNWTSYETILNFTNKSKANLTIMRDGEHWFHTDEQIEFLNNWIKNLA; from the coding sequence GTGAAAAATGTAGTAATTTATATACATGGTAAATACGAAACAGCTGAGGAAGCTGAATATTATAGAAAATTTTTTAATGAGACAGATATTATAGGTTTTGAGTATACTTCTGAATATCCTTGGGATTTTCAAAAAGAATTTTCAAATTTTATTGATAATATTTATACAAAATATAAAAAAATATCAATAATTGCTAATAGTATAGGAGCATATTTTACTATGCTTTCATTAACTAATAAAAATATTGAAAAAGCATTTTTTATTTCACCAATTGTAGATATGGAAAAACTAATTACTGATATGATGTTTTTAGAAAATATAACTGAAGAAGAATTATATAAAAAGAAAGAAATTAAAAGTTCCTTTGGAGAAACATTATCTTGGGACTATCTTACTTTTGTAAGAAAAAATCCTATTGAATGGAATGTTCCAACATATATCCTATATGGAGAAAAAGATAATTGGACTTCTTATGAAACAATATTAAATTTTACAAATAAATCAAAAGCTAATTTAACAATTATGAGAGATGGAGAACATTGGTTTCATACAGATGAACAAATAGAATTCTTAAATAATTGGATAAAAAATTTAGCTTAA